The Nostoc sp. 'Peltigera membranacea cyanobiont' N6 genome contains the following window.
TAATTGAATTACAGATGCTTCGCCTAAATCCAAAGAGTTGAGCAAAAAAGGTGAAATATTGAGTGGAGTTGGCCATTTTTTTAGCCAGGTTGCTGCCTCAAATTCTGCGACTGCAAACCCGCTTGCACCTCCAACAAGTAATTCCTGACAAACTTCAAAAGGAACTAGTACTTGAGTGTATAGCTGCAATACGTCTAAATCACCAAGAGCCGCTACTAGACTAATTATTGGAGCAGTATTAATTACAATTATCTCAGTGTTAGGCATTCTCTAGATCGGCAAGAAGTTCATCTTCTGTTAAATCAATCATAGCCACTCCATAATGATGCAAATTAAGCAAAAAAGAAACTCGATCTGTATCTACTAGTGCAGCTGCCATACCAGAAGATAGACGTTTCATTTCAAACAGTTTTACTGCCATCGCCCATTTAGCTTCTTGTTCAAATTGTTCCCGTGTCTGTTGTAAGGCATCTGGAAGTGTCTCTGGGTAGTTAATTTTGATTTGCAATGACATAGGCAAAATTATCCTTTCGTAATGTAACTTTTCCCTTACTCTACATTGTTAAGCAGTAAATCACCATACTCTGGATCGTGAAAGTTTTTCAACTTGCATCAAGCCTCAGATGAAAGGATGCCTACTAGTACTCGTACCAAATCTTCTAAACCTTCAGGAACACGATAAAGTTTAATATCTTCTGTAATTAGCTTTTGTTGTCTATTGAGTGTACCAAATTTCCAGTCATCTCCATTAGTCACTGCGCCAAATAAAATTGATTATTGTTCATCTAGAGACTGAGCCAGAGCTATTAATTCTACCGCTAGTTGTGTAAACCCTCTTCTGATATCTGATTGTTTTGCTTCAATCACCAGTAGAGAGTTAGACTTATGTAAATAATAATCTAAAGTCCCTTTGAGTTTTTCATCCACATTAATTGGATACTCACTATATAGTTGAGCTTTTGTTTGATCGCAGATTTCAGCCAGGATAGGAGCAATCATAAATTCTCTAATTGATATCTCAGCCGTCGGGTTAAAAAGCTTTATATTGCGCTGTAAGTAATTTTGTAAAAATTCTAAATAGCTAACCTCAGCAAAATATCTTGGTAATTTTAGCTCTGTGCGATCGTAGCTGTAGTCAAACTCAGCTACTACATCTATTGTGGGATTAGGTAACAAAAAATATTGACTAAAAGTGTAACTTTGATCTGGTTTTAAAATTCTATATTTATTCATGATTTTTTATTGTGAAAGAACTATGCCGGAGATATTACGAATTACAAATTATGAGTTAGGAATTGATATGATTATCTCAACAATTTGCTAAACTCCAACTTCAGGGATAGCAAATAAAAATAATTTCAGTGTTGGGAAGTGAGAGGGGGTTGCAGAGTGGCTGATGATGAATGCATAGTCAATGCACAACAGATACATCCAAAAGATTTTTCATGGAGATTATGGCCTGTTTTGCCACTGTACCCTTATGGTAGGCGGCAGACAATCCGCAAAGAAGTGGTTAAGGACACAATCTGGAATTTTGACCAGATTCAAGGCATTTTCTACGTAGTTGTGCCGATTCGCATGACTGTGGTTAAACTCGAAACCGGGGGTCTTCTTATCTATGCGCCTGTTGCACCAACTCCAGAGTGCATCCGACTTGTGAATGAGTTGGTGGTGGAACATGGTAATGTTAAGTATATTATCCTGCCGACTATCTCCGGTATAGAACACAAAGTCTTCGTCGGCCCCTTCGCCAGATACTTTCCGACTGCACAGGTATTTGTAGCTCCTCATCAATGGAGTTTTCCGCTAAATCTGCCCCTTAGCTGGCTTGGTTTACCCCCAAAACGGACTCACGTACTCCCTGAAGATAGTAGCAAAACACCCTTTGCTGATGAGTTTGATTATGCAATCCTAGGCCCCATCGAGCTTGGCCCTGGTCGATTTGCAGAGGTTGCTTTTTTCCACAAGCGATCGCATACTCTTTTAGTAACAGATTCAATACTTTCGATCCCAGAAGATCCACCTGCGATCGTTCTACTAGATCCATATCCCCTATTATTCCATGCCAGGGATCGGGCTTCTGATATTGTTGCAGACATTGAGATAAATCGCCGTAAAGGTTGGCAACGCATCTGTTTGTTTGCTTTGTACTTTCAACCAAGCGCACTATATATACCCCAATGGAGTCAGGTATTGCAAGATGGCTTGAAAGCCCCAGAACGCTCAAGGAAAGCTTATTTTGGATTGTACCCCTTTACATGGCATCCCAATTGGGTGCGATCGTTTGATGCTCTACGAGGTAATGGGCGGTTGTTTGTCGCCCCAATTTTGCAGACGTTAATTCTCAACCGCGCACCCCAAGAAACCATTGAATGGGCTGAGAAAGTTGCAAGTTGGAATTTCCAGTGGATTATTCCCTGTCACTTTGATTCACCAATTAAAGCCGAACCGCATCAGTTTCGCCAAGCTTTCTCTTTTTTGGAAAAGCAGCCTGCTGTTAGTGGAGATTTGTTCAGCAGTAGCAGCTATCCCTTACCAGAGGAGGATTTTAAACTACTTAGAGAAATTGATGCAGGTTTAAATAAGTTTGGTATTGTGCCAGCAGCAAAGGAGAAGGTGTAGAATGCAGCCGCCGGAAGCGAAGGTCTACTTGTTGAAAACCCCAACAACTACTCCTAATGTTTGATTCCCTTAAACCGTTCTTGCGCCGCCTGAAACGCTTCTTGCATTACTAACTGAATCCTTTGGGGATCGGGTTTCTTACCTCCCATTAAATCACCAAAGTAAACACAGGCTGCTTCACCTAGCGCCCAGGTGTAGGCGGCGGCCCAAGAGGCTGCGATCGCACTTCCAAAACCTGGTATAAATTTAATTAACTCCCGTGCAATGGCTTGTGCTACAAAACCACCTGCGATCGCACTCACAACACCTCCCGCCTGTGATGGTGTAATTGTCTGTCCATATAATTTACCCAACAGACCCACCATTGATACTTGCAAGGCAGTGAGTACAGGCATTGTGGCAAATGGCAACGGTACAGCCGCCAGGGTAGCAGACATAATCGCAAAGGGCAAAATATAACGGCGTGCAGCATCTCGATAAAGGTTGCCAAGTTGCTTCCCAGTTTCTTCTCGATCTAATAGCTGATAAATTGCCTCGGCTTCTGCTTGTGGGAGTAGTTCTGCTAAAGAATCTCGCAGTGCTTCTAAGCCATAAAATACCGGATTGTAGCCATCTTCTTCTAAGGTAAAGTCAATAAGTACCGAGCGGTCAGTTATTCCTGCGAAGGCTTGTTGCATTGCGGCGAAGGCGCGGTTAACTTCTTCATAATCTGGTGGATAGGCAGGATGATCGACGGTATCGGTAGGATAAACCTCATGCAAACAGGTAACTACTAGCAGACAGGGAATATTTGGATACTTCTGGCGCAACTGTTTAGCAATTTGTCGGAGTGTTTCAGTTGCAAAATCATTGATTTTTACAGTCAAAAGGAGGATTCTGGCGGAACGAGTTTCCTTTTGTAAATCGCCAACTAACTCCTGAATGATTAATTCAGTATCTTGTTTAACATCGCCTAGCCCCACCGTATCAGTAAAAACTAGTAATGGCAGGTCATTGGAAGGATAGGCATAGCGCTGGGTGTGTTGTGTGTGGGGACGAAATCCTTGACCAATAATCTCAGTAGAAACTCCTGTCAATCCCCGCACAATGGAACTTTTTCCAGCTTGAGGTTTACCAATCAGCAGCGCTTCTGTGGTTGGCAATTCGGCTCGGATTTTCTCTAAAATCTCTGCAACCTGAGTTTCGCTCACACTAAACCATTCAACAACTGTCTGTGCCACTTGTTCTACGGGTAGCAGTTGGGTTAGACGTGTTGTTGCTTTGTTCCAGACACCACCAAGACGGTTTGTCCAGGAATTATCGACTGACTTAGTAATCGTTTTGTCGGTCGGTTCACTCAATTGCTGAGAATCATCTTGCTCAGTCATTTTCATGAAAACGGTAGATAGAATTACAAACTATATCCTGTCTATATTTATCGTACTGTCAAACTTGGTTTAGTTTGGGTTAATTTACTCATCCTAAAGTTCAG
Protein-coding sequences here:
- a CDS encoding DUF3368 domain-containing protein; the protein is MPNTEIIVINTAPIISLVAALGDLDVLQLYTQVLVPFEVCQELLVGGASGFAVAEFEAATWLKKWPTPLNISPFLLNSLDLGEASVIQLALNESISTVCIDETVGRRIARLSGLNLTGSIGILLRAKQEGYPVLMRQAIERMINRGIRLSETVIAVALRQAEETD
- a CDS encoding UPF0175 family protein produces the protein MSLQIKINYPETLPDALQQTREQFEQEAKWAMAVKLFEMKRLSSGMAAALVDTDRVSFLLNLHHYGVAMIDLTEDELLADLENA
- a CDS encoding DUF4336 domain-containing protein, encoding MADDECIVNAQQIHPKDFSWRLWPVLPLYPYGRRQTIRKEVVKDTIWNFDQIQGIFYVVVPIRMTVVKLETGGLLIYAPVAPTPECIRLVNELVVEHGNVKYIILPTISGIEHKVFVGPFARYFPTAQVFVAPHQWSFPLNLPLSWLGLPPKRTHVLPEDSSKTPFADEFDYAILGPIELGPGRFAEVAFFHKRSHTLLVTDSILSIPEDPPAIVLLDPYPLLFHARDRASDIVADIEINRRKGWQRICLFALYFQPSALYIPQWSQVLQDGLKAPERSRKAYFGLYPFTWHPNWVRSFDALRGNGRLFVAPILQTLILNRAPQETIEWAEKVASWNFQWIIPCHFDSPIKAEPHQFRQAFSFLEKQPAVSGDLFSSSSYPLPEEDFKLLREIDAGLNKFGIVPAAKEKV
- a CDS encoding YcjF family protein, with translation MTEQDDSQQLSEPTDKTITKSVDNSWTNRLGGVWNKATTRLTQLLPVEQVAQTVVEWFSVSETQVAEILEKIRAELPTTEALLIGKPQAGKSSIVRGLTGVSTEIIGQGFRPHTQHTQRYAYPSNDLPLLVFTDTVGLGDVKQDTELIIQELVGDLQKETRSARILLLTVKINDFATETLRQIAKQLRQKYPNIPCLLVVTCLHEVYPTDTVDHPAYPPDYEEVNRAFAAMQQAFAGITDRSVLIDFTLEEDGYNPVFYGLEALRDSLAELLPQAEAEAIYQLLDREETGKQLGNLYRDAARRYILPFAIMSATLAAVPLPFATMPVLTALQVSMVGLLGKLYGQTITPSQAGGVVSAIAGGFVAQAIARELIKFIPGFGSAIAASWAAAYTWALGEAACVYFGDLMGGKKPDPQRIQLVMQEAFQAAQERFKGIKH